One segment of Struthio camelus isolate bStrCam1 chromosome 27, bStrCam1.hap1, whole genome shotgun sequence DNA contains the following:
- the LETM2 gene encoding LETM1 domain-containing protein LETM2, mitochondrial has product MAFYSCSMLCAIARTSFRSSHLLVHASSPYSPAVPFVQLVDSHLNRTCIRHSKKQQSFHCTQLGIGLPHSGTQVVRTFHTSAYLHQELQDKPPPNRSTVNRGTDTLKTPTKQGIETAVAKKSLRQKIVDELKHYYNGFHLLWIDTKVAARMLWRLLHGQVLTRRERRRLLRTCADLFRLVPFLVFVIVPFMEFLLPVFLKIFPEMLPSTFETESKKEEKQKKRLNAKLELAKFLQETIAEMAKRNKADTGEGKQFSSYVHQIRHTGHQPSTQEIVRFSKLFEDELTLEHLERPQLVALCKLLELQPIGTNNLLRFQLLLRLRTIKTDDEMIAKEGVNGLSVSELQSACRARGMRSLGLSAEQLKEQLRQWLDLHLKENVPPSLLLLSRALYLIDIKPQSVQIPQNKVDETAEEVMPSLPEDQETLVDSAPIVQGRKNEEFISQPSEKLPISEASVKPPPRETKMEASRSSKASANGV; this is encoded by the exons ATGGCCTTCTacagctgcagcatgctgtgtGCAATAGCCAGGACAAG TTTCAGAAGCTCCCATCTCCTTGTGCACGCCAGTTCTCCATATTCTCCTGCAGTTCCTTTTGTCCAACTGGTGGATTCTCATTTAAACCGGACTTGCATAAGACACTCCAAAAAACAGCAGTCATTCcactgcacacagctgggcattGGTCTACCTCACTCAGGAACTCAGGTTGTGCGAACATTTCACACATCCGCTTACTTGCATCAGGAGCTTCAAGATAAACCTCCGCCCAACCGAAGTACTGTAAACCGGGGCACTGACACTCTTAAAACTCCAACAAAACAAGGCATAGAGACTGCTGTGGCAAAAAAGTCTTTACGCCAAAAAATTGTGGATGAACTGAAACATTATTACAATGGATTCCACTTGCTTTGGATCGACACTAAGGTTGCTGCCAGGATGCTGTGGAGGCTGTTACATGGTCAGGTTCTCACTAGGAGAGAGAGACGAAGG TTGCTGAGAACTTGTGCAGATCTCTTCCGGCTGGTTCCTTTCCTCGTATTTGTCATTGTGCCCTTCATGGAATTTCTGTTAcctgtatttttgaaaatcttcccTGAAATGTTGCCCTCAACATTTGAGACAGAGTCAAAAAAG gaagaaaagcaaaaaaagagattaaatgcAAAACTGGAGTTAGCAAAGTTCCTGCAGGAGACCATTGCAGAGATGGCCAAAAGGAACAAAGCAGatacaggagaaggaaaacaattctCTTCCTATGTGCACCAG ATTCGTCACACCGGTCACCAGCCTAGTACCCAAGAGATTGTGCGCTTCTCAAAGCTCTTTGAGGATGAGCTGACCCTGGAACACTTGGAGCGACCACAGTTGGTAGCCCTATGCAAATTGCTTGAGCTACAGCCCATCGGCACCAACAATCTGCTTCGCTTTCAACTTCTGCTGAGACTCAGGACTATCAAGACAGACGATGAG atgATTGCCAAGGAAGGAGTCAATGGCTTGAGTGTGTCAGAACTTCAGAGCGCATGCAGAGCTAGAGGAATGCGATCATTGGGTCTCTCAGCAGAACAACTGAAGGAACAGCTCAGACAG TGGCTAGATCTACATTTAAAAGAGAATGTTCCACCTTCTCTACTCCTGCTTTCCCGTGCCTTGTACTTGATAGATATAAAGCCACAGTCTGTTCAGATACCACAAAATAAG GTAGATGAAACTGCTGAAGAAGTCATGCCATCTCTTCCTGAGGATCAAGAGACTCTAGTGGATTCTGCCCCCATTGTACAGGGAAGAAAG AATGAAGAATTTATATCTCAGCCATCAGAGAAACTGCCCATCTCAGAAGCGTCAGTTAAGCCACCACCACGAGAG ACTAAAATGGAAGCATCTCGGAGCAGCAAGGCCAGCGCCAACGGAGTTTAG